The stretch of DNA GGCTACCTACACGCTTACCGATTTCGGTGTGACGCAGTCCGCCAATGGCTTTCCTTTAGGGTCGGTTAGTGGAGGCGATTATACCATTGGGCAGCCCACTGCCGGATTTGTTTGGGATGGTTCCATGGTTACCCAGTGGTTTCGGCGTAGTGGCGGTTCTACCAACGGGACAAATCTCTTTCAAACGGCTGACAATGTCTTGTTCTATGCGTTCAACGTCGGCCAATACGAACTGAGGAATGCCTTAAGTGGCGTGCCAATCGACAGTGCTTCGACGCTTTCGCTCACCGCGGTACCCGAACCTGCCAACTTCGTCGCTATTCTTGGATTGGTCGCACTTGGTTTTGTTTCGAGGCGTAAACGGTAGCCCAGGCTAAGAGGTTTCTTAGGCCAGGAAAGGGCAGATTTTGAGGGGTAAAGAAACCCATTTATAGGAATGGCCGCTCTTGCGCTCCGACAGCGATACGGGGATAGGCAACGCACTTCAACCCGCATGAACTTGTCCCGGGGGGAGTGCGCACCACGTCGCTCAGCTTCGTTGGAGGCACAGATTCAGGGTGCCCTAATGGTTTAACCTAAGAGCAAAGTGATCTAGTCCGGCAGTTTTACCCCAAGTCGTTTCGCCATGTCCTTGGCACTGTGCCAACGAGGGGTTCGCTCTTTAAGAAGATTTGCTCCTATTGGGGGCGTGGTTTCGATCGAGATAGTTCGAATTTTCAGGTAAGTGATCATCTCCGGAAGATGCCCGCTAACGCGTAGGAAGAACCACTCTCCCGGAACCAGAGTAACCATTCCGTCAGATTTGTACTGGTCGTTTGTTGGTGCCTCAAGTGCGGCCTCAAAATCCGTCCCCGTCTCTGGATACACAACACCGAAAAAGCGATTGTAACGATGCTTGCGCAGCGCGGGAGTTGTTCCCGTCTGCAAACTAGTGCGATCGCTGCCCGGGGCAGCGATCGTTTGGACAAACAAATAGTCGGAGCCGATGATCGAGTGTCGCCCGTTATGTGTAGCGGTCACTATTTCGCGCATGACGTCGCCACTCAACAGGTCCCTCTGTTGGACGCTGTTCCAGACGACTTCGAATGTGATATAGCGTTTCTTGTAGAGGACCAACGTGTTGCCACCCGAATGGCTGTTCGTTACGAACTCTCCATCCTTGTATGTTATGCTCAACCGTTGAGGAGCGTAGCCCTCTGCCTCAAGGTAGAGCGTGTAGTTGTCTGGCTCAAGATGGCTCAGGTCCATCCCCCAAGGACCAGGTGTGATCACCGCTAAATCATAAGGGGTGCCATTTGGGCCATTCAATGTTGCAATAATTTCTACGGAGCGACCGTCTTCTGTCTCGATCGAGAAATCTTCCAGTGACTGCTGCTGAGTGGTCCGCAAAGCCGGGCTGGTGGAGGTGCGTTTTTCTGGACGGTCTCTCTCCACTTCAGTCTCGTCCTTTAAATGCCTGGCTGCTTGAAGTTCATTTTCGAGACTCTTTCGTTTCAGATAACTGTCGGCGAAGCTTGTTTTTAATTCATCTACGCTTTCAAAAACGATAATCCTCTCGCCGTCGACAAGCCAATCTGCGCCAGCTGCCCTGATGAGGTGAGGCAGAGCCTTTGAGAAGGAATAGTTTCTAAGGCTGATGTTTAGGAGATTATCCTTCACGCTCGGAGCAATCAGAAGGGAATATCCGCGTTCTTCGGCGAAGTTCGACAACTCTTCGAATCTGACGCTTCTAAAACTAAAGTCCTCTACGGGTTCCTCTTCAGTAACCGGTCGAATTGAATATTGAAGAAGTTCCGATTCAAGTGCCGAGATCTCATTCTCTCCATTCAGCAA from Verrucomicrobiota bacterium encodes:
- a CDS encoding PEP-CTERM sorting domain-containing protein; this translates as MLRKPTSLFIFATVTLAGVAQANINWTWSWVGTAGIEAGFFETNGSLSGGSAPAATYTLTDFGVTQSANGFPLGSVSGGDYTIGQPTAGFVWDGSMVTQWFRRSGGSTNGTNLFQTADNVLFYAFNVGQYELRNALSGVPIDSASTLSLTAVPEPANFVAILGLVALGFVSRRKR